A single window of Venturia canescens isolate UGA chromosome 3, ASM1945775v1, whole genome shotgun sequence DNA harbors:
- the LOC122407544 gene encoding DNA ligase 1-like isoform X1, with product MLEITTDEFLEKAAALKGNIEILIAEEQNEQEVDEIDELQEPPPIRPSDPDFEQDIFAEEPPQWLLDNAVEQNDNDPERVDLEEEAREALLPRDIENEPIVIEDSDDDHINEHSSLDANENKPQERTNNGLVEETGGAPLPTDIENEPIVIEDSDDGDMNEHSLLDANENEPQERTNNGLVEETGGAPLPTDIENEPIVIEDSDDGDMNEHSLLDANENEPQERANDGGFMEETREVPQSRDIAVDPTRRRRSSEMSEQLLAGPSTEPIKKKKQKRNKRRKEMRKKAVARLYGGSMEESIPMQEEQPQ from the exons ATGTTAGAGATCACTACtgacgaatttttggaaaaagcaGCAGCGTTAAAGGGAAATATTGAGATTCTGATTGCTGAAGAACAAAATGAGCAGGAAGTTGATGAAATAGATGAGCTGCAAGAACCGCCACCGATTAGACCGTCAG ATCCAGATTTCGAGCAAGACATCTTTGCTGAAGAGCCACCGCAATGGCTTCTGGACAATGCAGTTGAACAAAACG ACAATGACCCAGAAAGAGTTGATTTGGAGGaagaagcaagagaagctCTCCTTCCCAGAGATATCG AAAATGAACCGATCGTGATAGAGGACTCCGACGATGATCACATAAACGAACATTCTTCGCTCGATGCTaatg AAAACAAGCCACAAGAGCGAACAAATAATGGTTTGGTGGAAGAAACGGGAGGAGCTCCCCTGCCCACAGATATCG AAAATGAACCGATCGTGATAGAGGACTCCGACGATGGTGACATGAACGAACATTCTTTGCTCGATGCTaatg AAAACGAGCCACAAGAACGAACAAATAATGGTTTGGTGGAAGAAACGGGAGGAGCTCCCCTGCCCACAGATATCG AAAATGAACCGATCGTGATAGAAGACTCTGACGATGGTGACATGAACGAACATTCTTTGCTCGATGCTaatg AAAACGAACCACAAGAACGAGCAAACGATGGTGGTTTTATGGAAGAAACGAGAGAAGTTCCCCAGTCCAGAGATATTG CAGTAGACCCTACTCGAAGACGAAGAAGTTCGGAGATGAGCGAACAACTTCTCGCAGGTCCTTCAACCgagccaattaaaaaaaaaaaacaaaaaagaaacaagcGCCGTAAAG aGATGAGGAAAAAAGCAGTGGCGCGTTTATATGGAGGATCAATGGAAGAATCCATTCCAATGCAGGAGGAGCAGCCTCAGTAA
- the LOC122407544 gene encoding uncharacterized protein isoform X2: protein MLEITTDEFLEKAAALKGNIEILIAEEQNEQEVDEIDELQEPPPIRPSDPDFEQDIFAEEPPQWLLDNAVEQNDNDPERVDLEEEAREALLPRDIENEPIVIEDSDDDHINEHSSLDANENKPQERTNNGLVEETGGAPLPTDIENEPIVIEDSDDGDMNEHSLLDANENEPQERTNNGLVEETGGAPLPTDIENEPIVIEDSDDGDMNEHSLLDANENEPQERANDGGFMEETREVPQSRDIVDPTRRRRSSEMSEQLLAGPSTEPIKKKKQKRNKRRKEMRKKAVARLYGGSMEESIPMQEEQPQ, encoded by the exons ATGTTAGAGATCACTACtgacgaatttttggaaaaagcaGCAGCGTTAAAGGGAAATATTGAGATTCTGATTGCTGAAGAACAAAATGAGCAGGAAGTTGATGAAATAGATGAGCTGCAAGAACCGCCACCGATTAGACCGTCAG ATCCAGATTTCGAGCAAGACATCTTTGCTGAAGAGCCACCGCAATGGCTTCTGGACAATGCAGTTGAACAAAACG ACAATGACCCAGAAAGAGTTGATTTGGAGGaagaagcaagagaagctCTCCTTCCCAGAGATATCG AAAATGAACCGATCGTGATAGAGGACTCCGACGATGATCACATAAACGAACATTCTTCGCTCGATGCTaatg AAAACAAGCCACAAGAGCGAACAAATAATGGTTTGGTGGAAGAAACGGGAGGAGCTCCCCTGCCCACAGATATCG AAAATGAACCGATCGTGATAGAGGACTCCGACGATGGTGACATGAACGAACATTCTTTGCTCGATGCTaatg AAAACGAGCCACAAGAACGAACAAATAATGGTTTGGTGGAAGAAACGGGAGGAGCTCCCCTGCCCACAGATATCG AAAATGAACCGATCGTGATAGAAGACTCTGACGATGGTGACATGAACGAACATTCTTTGCTCGATGCTaatg AAAACGAACCACAAGAACGAGCAAACGATGGTGGTTTTATGGAAGAAACGAGAGAAGTTCCCCAGTCCAGAGATATTG TAGACCCTACTCGAAGACGAAGAAGTTCGGAGATGAGCGAACAACTTCTCGCAGGTCCTTCAACCgagccaattaaaaaaaaaaaacaaaaaagaaacaagcGCCGTAAAG aGATGAGGAAAAAAGCAGTGGCGCGTTTATATGGAGGATCAATGGAAGAATCCATTCCAATGCAGGAGGAGCAGCCTCAGTAA
- the LOC122407544 gene encoding uncharacterized protein isoform X4, with product MLEITTDEFLEKAAALKGNIEILIAEEQNEQEVDEIDELQEPPPIRPSDPDFEQDIFAEEPPQWLLDNAVEQNDNDPERVDLEEEAREALLPRDIENEPIVIEDSDDDHINEHSSLDANENKPQERTNNGLVEETGGAPLPTDIENEPIVIEDSDDGDMNEHSLLDANENEPQERANDGGFMEETREVPQSRDIAVDPTRRRRSSEMSEQLLAGPSTEPIKKKKQKRNKRRKEMRKKAVARLYGGSMEESIPMQEEQPQ from the exons ATGTTAGAGATCACTACtgacgaatttttggaaaaagcaGCAGCGTTAAAGGGAAATATTGAGATTCTGATTGCTGAAGAACAAAATGAGCAGGAAGTTGATGAAATAGATGAGCTGCAAGAACCGCCACCGATTAGACCGTCAG ATCCAGATTTCGAGCAAGACATCTTTGCTGAAGAGCCACCGCAATGGCTTCTGGACAATGCAGTTGAACAAAACG ACAATGACCCAGAAAGAGTTGATTTGGAGGaagaagcaagagaagctCTCCTTCCCAGAGATATCG AAAATGAACCGATCGTGATAGAGGACTCCGACGATGATCACATAAACGAACATTCTTCGCTCGATGCTaatg AAAACAAGCCACAAGAGCGAACAAATAATGGTTTGGTGGAAGAAACGGGAGGAGCTCCCCTGCCCACAGATATCG AAAATGAACCGATCGTGATAGAAGACTCTGACGATGGTGACATGAACGAACATTCTTTGCTCGATGCTaatg AAAACGAACCACAAGAACGAGCAAACGATGGTGGTTTTATGGAAGAAACGAGAGAAGTTCCCCAGTCCAGAGATATTG CAGTAGACCCTACTCGAAGACGAAGAAGTTCGGAGATGAGCGAACAACTTCTCGCAGGTCCTTCAACCgagccaattaaaaaaaaaaaacaaaaaagaaacaagcGCCGTAAAG aGATGAGGAAAAAAGCAGTGGCGCGTTTATATGGAGGATCAATGGAAGAATCCATTCCAATGCAGGAGGAGCAGCCTCAGTAA
- the LOC122407544 gene encoding histone chaperone ASF1-like isoform X3 has translation MLEITTDEFLEKAAALKGNIEILIAEEQNEQEVDEIDELQEPPPIRPSDPDFEQDIFAEEPPQWLLDNAVEQNDNDPERVDLEEEAREALLPRDIENEPIVIEDSDDDHINEHSSLDANENEPQERTNNGLVEETGGAPLPTDIENEPIVIEDSDDGDMNEHSLLDANENEPQERANDGGFMEETREVPQSRDIAVDPTRRRRSSEMSEQLLAGPSTEPIKKKKQKRNKRRKEMRKKAVARLYGGSMEESIPMQEEQPQ, from the exons ATGTTAGAGATCACTACtgacgaatttttggaaaaagcaGCAGCGTTAAAGGGAAATATTGAGATTCTGATTGCTGAAGAACAAAATGAGCAGGAAGTTGATGAAATAGATGAGCTGCAAGAACCGCCACCGATTAGACCGTCAG ATCCAGATTTCGAGCAAGACATCTTTGCTGAAGAGCCACCGCAATGGCTTCTGGACAATGCAGTTGAACAAAACG ACAATGACCCAGAAAGAGTTGATTTGGAGGaagaagcaagagaagctCTCCTTCCCAGAGATATCG AAAATGAACCGATCGTGATAGAGGACTCCGACGATGATCACATAAACGAACATTCTTCGCTCGATGCTaatg AAAACGAGCCACAAGAACGAACAAATAATGGTTTGGTGGAAGAAACGGGAGGAGCTCCCCTGCCCACAGATATCG AAAATGAACCGATCGTGATAGAAGACTCTGACGATGGTGACATGAACGAACATTCTTTGCTCGATGCTaatg AAAACGAACCACAAGAACGAGCAAACGATGGTGGTTTTATGGAAGAAACGAGAGAAGTTCCCCAGTCCAGAGATATTG CAGTAGACCCTACTCGAAGACGAAGAAGTTCGGAGATGAGCGAACAACTTCTCGCAGGTCCTTCAACCgagccaattaaaaaaaaaaaacaaaaaagaaacaagcGCCGTAAAG aGATGAGGAAAAAAGCAGTGGCGCGTTTATATGGAGGATCAATGGAAGAATCCATTCCAATGCAGGAGGAGCAGCCTCAGTAA